The following coding sequences lie in one Oryctolagus cuniculus chromosome 7, mOryCun1.1, whole genome shotgun sequence genomic window:
- the KLHL17 gene encoding kelch-like protein 17 isoform X2, producing the protein MQPRSERPAGRTQSPEHGSPGPAPEAPPPPPPPPPAPEAERARPRQPRPAAPMEGHSVAHNSKRHYHDAFVAMSRMRQRGLLCDVVLRVAATEIRAHKVVLASCSPYFHAMFTNEMSESRQTHVTLHDIDPQALDQLVQFAYTAEIVVGEGNVQTLLPAASLLQLNGVRDACCKFLLSQLDPSNCLGIRGFADAHACGELLRAAHSYVLQHFADVAKTEEFMLLPLKQVLELVSSDSLNVPSEEDVYRAVLSWVKHDVDARRQHVPRLMKCVRLPLLSRDFLLGHVDAESLVRHHPDCKDLIIEALKFHLLPEQRGVLGTSRTRPRRCEGAGPVLFAVGGGSLFAIHGDCEAYDTRTDRWHVVASMSTRRARVGVAAVGNRLYAVGGYDGTSDLATVESYDPVTNTWQPEVSMGTRRSCLGVATLHGLLYAAGGYDGASCLNRLPHPAGAPRSIGFLQMGTCMPWAVTTARHTWPPWRSAVPAPGERLDPRGLHAEQAQLGGRGCAGGSPVRGGGQRRHQLPQLGREVQPQGRSLGERGAHEHPQEHARPGGHGRLAVRRRGQRRQLQPQLHREVQPPGQQVGGRVLHVHPAQQCGRGRAGAAQLPAPVLTHAVCVLHQPLSPGAPHGGLPRALRPLSRPPAPSVSVSVFISVCAVYLLVIYWFIIYLRMSRLFTFKASPSFGSGDRTTLGDLLRAYAGGRANPGLLCTPPAPGLGVPSPCPGSRARLGTQILHSNTADVDNKRVSGAPWACG; encoded by the exons ATGCAGCCGCGCAGCGAGCGCCCGGCCGGCAGGACGCAGAGTCCGGAGCACGGCAGCCCAGGGCCCGCGCCCGaggcgccgccgcccccgccgcccccgccgccggc CCCTGAGGCGGAGCGCGCGCGGCCCCGGCAGCCCCGGCCCGCCGCCCCCATGGAGGGCCACAGCGTCGCGCACAACTCCAAGCGCCACTACCACGACGCCTTCGTCGCCATGAGCCGCATGCGGCAGCGCGGGCTGCTGTGCGACGTGGTGCTGCGCGTGGCGGCCACAGAGATCCGCGCGCACAAGGTGGTGCTGGCCTCGTGCAGCCCCTACTTCCACGCCATGTTCACGA ACGAGATGAGCGAGAGCCGCCAGACGCACGTGACGCTGCACGACATCGACCCGCAGGCGCTGGACCAGCTGGTGCAGTTCGCCTACACGGCCGAGATCGTGGTGGGCGAGGGCAACGTGCAG ACGCTGCTGCCGGCCGCCAGCCTTCTGCAGCTCAACGGCGTGCGGGACGCCTGCTGCAAGTTCCTGCTGAGCCAGCTGGACCCCTCCAACTGCCTGGGCATCCGGGGCTTCGCGGATGCGCACGCCTGCGGCGAGCTGCTGCGCGCGGCCCACAGCTACGTGCTGCAGCACTTCGCCGACGTGGCCAAGACGGAGGAGTTCATGCTGCTGCCCCTGAAACAG GTGCTGGAGCTGGTCTCCAGCGACAGCCTGAACGTGCCCTCGGAGGAGGACGTGTACCGCGCTGTGCTGAGCTGGGTGAAGCACGACGTGGACGCGAGGCGGCAGCACGTGCCCCGG CTGATGAAGTGTGTGCGGCTGCCCCTGCTGAGCCGAGACTTCCTGCTGGGCCACGTGGACGCTGAGAGCCTGGTGAGGCACCACCCCGACTGCAAGGACCTGATCATCGAGGCCCTCAAGTTCCACCTGCTGCCCGAGCAGAGGGGTGTCCTGGGCACCAGCCGGACACGGCCCCGGCGCTGTGAGGGCGCTGGGCCTGTGCTCTTTGCTGTGG GAGGCGGAAGCCTGTTTGCCATCCACGGGGACTGTGAGGCCTACGACACTCGCACTGACCGCTGGCACGTGGTAGCCTCCATGTCCACGCGCCGGGCCCGGGTGGGAGTGGCTGCCGTTGGGAACCGGCTGTACGCCGTGGGCGG ctaTGACGGGACCTcagacctggccactgtggaGTCGTACGACCCCGTGACCAACACGTGGCAACCCGAAGTGTCCATGGGCACGAGGCGGAGCTGCCTGGGCGTGGCCACCCTGCACGGGCTCCTGTATGCAGCAGGTGGCTATGACGGGGCCTCCTGCCTCAACAG gctcCCACACCCAGCAGGAGCACCAAGGTCCATTGGCTTCCTGCAGATGGGAACCTGTATGCCGTGGGCGGTTACGACAGCTCGTCACACCTGGCCACCGTGGAGAA GTGCTGTGCCCGCCCCAGGTGAACGCCTGGACCCCCGTGGCCTCCATGCTGAGCAGGCGCAGCTCGGCGGGCGTGGCTGTGCTGGAGGGAGCCCTGTACGTGGCGGGGGGCAACGACGGCACCAGCTGCCTCAACTCGGTAGAGAGGTACAGCCCCAAGGCCGCAGCCTGGGAGAGCGTGGCGCCCATGAGCATCCGCAG GAGCACGCACGACCTGGTGGCCATGGACGGCTGGCTGTACGCCGTAGGGGGCAACGACGGCAGCTCCAGCCTCAACTCCATCGAGAAGTACAACCCCCGGGCCAACAAGTGGGTGGCCGCGTCCTGCATGTTCACCCGGCGCAGCAGTGTGGGCGTGGCCGTGCTGGAGCTGCTCAACTTCCCGCCCCCGTCCTCACCCACGCTGTCTGTGTCCTCCACCAGCCTCTGAGCCCCGGCGCCCCGCACGGAGGCCTCCCACGTGCCTTACGCCCCCTCTCCCGGCCCCCCGCGCCGTCTGTCAGTGTCTCGGTGTTCATCTCTGTGTGTGCCGTTTATTTATTGGttatttattggtttattatttatttgcggATGAGCCGTTTGTTTACTTTTAAAGCGTCGCCGTCCTTTGGGTCTGGGGACCGAACCACCCTGGGTGACCTCCTGAGAGCCTATGCTGGGGGGAGGGCCAACCCTGGCCTGCTCTGCACACCGCCTGCTCCTGGCCTCGGGGTGCCGTCCCCATGTCCTGGGTCTCGTGCCAGGCTGGGCACACAGATCCTACACAGCAATACAGCCGATGTGGACAATAAACGTGTTTCTGGGGCTCCATGGGCTTGCGGCTGA
- the KLHL17 gene encoding kelch-like protein 17 isoform X3, protein MQPRSERPAGRTQSPEHGSPGPAPEAPPPPPPPPPAPEAERARPRQPRPAAPMEGHSVAHNSKRHYHDAFVAMSRMRQRGLLCDVVLRVAATEIRAHKVVLASCSPYFHAMFTNEMSESRQTHVTLHDIDPQALDQLVQFAYTAEIVVGEGNVQTLLPAASLLQLNGVRDACCKFLLSQLDPSNCLGIRGFADAHACGELLRAAHSYVLQHFADVAKTEEFMLLPLKQVLELVSSDSLNVPSEEDVYRAVLSWVKHDVDARRQHVPRLMKCVRLPLLSRDFLLGHVDAESLVRHHPDCKDLIIEALKFHLLPEQRGVLGTSRTRPRRCEGAGPVLFAVGGGSLFAIHGDCEAYDTRTDRWHVVASMSTRRARVGVAAVGNRLYAVGGYDGTSDLATVESYDPVTNTWQPEVSMGTRRSCLGVATLHGLLYAAGGYDGASCLNRLPHPAGAPRSIGFLQMGTCMPWAVTTARHTWPPWRSERLDPRGLHAEQAQLGGRGCAGGSPVRGGGQRRHQLPQLGREVQPQGRSLGERGAHEHPQEHARPGGHGRLAVRRRGQRRQLQPQLHREVQPPGQQVGGRVLHVHPAQQCGRGRAGAAQLPAPVLTHAVCVLHQPLSPGAPHGGLPRALRPLSRPPAPSVSVSVFISVCAVYLLVIYWFIIYLRMSRLFTFKASPSFGSGDRTTLGDLLRAYAGGRANPGLLCTPPAPGLGVPSPCPGSRARLGTQILHSNTADVDNKRVSGAPWACG, encoded by the exons ATGCAGCCGCGCAGCGAGCGCCCGGCCGGCAGGACGCAGAGTCCGGAGCACGGCAGCCCAGGGCCCGCGCCCGaggcgccgccgcccccgccgcccccgccgccggc CCCTGAGGCGGAGCGCGCGCGGCCCCGGCAGCCCCGGCCCGCCGCCCCCATGGAGGGCCACAGCGTCGCGCACAACTCCAAGCGCCACTACCACGACGCCTTCGTCGCCATGAGCCGCATGCGGCAGCGCGGGCTGCTGTGCGACGTGGTGCTGCGCGTGGCGGCCACAGAGATCCGCGCGCACAAGGTGGTGCTGGCCTCGTGCAGCCCCTACTTCCACGCCATGTTCACGA ACGAGATGAGCGAGAGCCGCCAGACGCACGTGACGCTGCACGACATCGACCCGCAGGCGCTGGACCAGCTGGTGCAGTTCGCCTACACGGCCGAGATCGTGGTGGGCGAGGGCAACGTGCAG ACGCTGCTGCCGGCCGCCAGCCTTCTGCAGCTCAACGGCGTGCGGGACGCCTGCTGCAAGTTCCTGCTGAGCCAGCTGGACCCCTCCAACTGCCTGGGCATCCGGGGCTTCGCGGATGCGCACGCCTGCGGCGAGCTGCTGCGCGCGGCCCACAGCTACGTGCTGCAGCACTTCGCCGACGTGGCCAAGACGGAGGAGTTCATGCTGCTGCCCCTGAAACAG GTGCTGGAGCTGGTCTCCAGCGACAGCCTGAACGTGCCCTCGGAGGAGGACGTGTACCGCGCTGTGCTGAGCTGGGTGAAGCACGACGTGGACGCGAGGCGGCAGCACGTGCCCCGG CTGATGAAGTGTGTGCGGCTGCCCCTGCTGAGCCGAGACTTCCTGCTGGGCCACGTGGACGCTGAGAGCCTGGTGAGGCACCACCCCGACTGCAAGGACCTGATCATCGAGGCCCTCAAGTTCCACCTGCTGCCCGAGCAGAGGGGTGTCCTGGGCACCAGCCGGACACGGCCCCGGCGCTGTGAGGGCGCTGGGCCTGTGCTCTTTGCTGTGG GAGGCGGAAGCCTGTTTGCCATCCACGGGGACTGTGAGGCCTACGACACTCGCACTGACCGCTGGCACGTGGTAGCCTCCATGTCCACGCGCCGGGCCCGGGTGGGAGTGGCTGCCGTTGGGAACCGGCTGTACGCCGTGGGCGG ctaTGACGGGACCTcagacctggccactgtggaGTCGTACGACCCCGTGACCAACACGTGGCAACCCGAAGTGTCCATGGGCACGAGGCGGAGCTGCCTGGGCGTGGCCACCCTGCACGGGCTCCTGTATGCAGCAGGTGGCTATGACGGGGCCTCCTGCCTCAACAG gctcCCACACCCAGCAGGAGCACCAAGGTCCATTGGCTTCCTGCAGATGGGAACCTGTATGCCGTGGGCGGTTACGACAGCTCGTCACACCTGGCCACCGTGGAGAA GTGAACGCCTGGACCCCCGTGGCCTCCATGCTGAGCAGGCGCAGCTCGGCGGGCGTGGCTGTGCTGGAGGGAGCCCTGTACGTGGCGGGGGGCAACGACGGCACCAGCTGCCTCAACTCGGTAGAGAGGTACAGCCCCAAGGCCGCAGCCTGGGAGAGCGTGGCGCCCATGAGCATCCGCAG GAGCACGCACGACCTGGTGGCCATGGACGGCTGGCTGTACGCCGTAGGGGGCAACGACGGCAGCTCCAGCCTCAACTCCATCGAGAAGTACAACCCCCGGGCCAACAAGTGGGTGGCCGCGTCCTGCATGTTCACCCGGCGCAGCAGTGTGGGCGTGGCCGTGCTGGAGCTGCTCAACTTCCCGCCCCCGTCCTCACCCACGCTGTCTGTGTCCTCCACCAGCCTCTGAGCCCCGGCGCCCCGCACGGAGGCCTCCCACGTGCCTTACGCCCCCTCTCCCGGCCCCCCGCGCCGTCTGTCAGTGTCTCGGTGTTCATCTCTGTGTGTGCCGTTTATTTATTGGttatttattggtttattatttatttgcggATGAGCCGTTTGTTTACTTTTAAAGCGTCGCCGTCCTTTGGGTCTGGGGACCGAACCACCCTGGGTGACCTCCTGAGAGCCTATGCTGGGGGGAGGGCCAACCCTGGCCTGCTCTGCACACCGCCTGCTCCTGGCCTCGGGGTGCCGTCCCCATGTCCTGGGTCTCGTGCCAGGCTGGGCACACAGATCCTACACAGCAATACAGCCGATGTGGACAATAAACGTGTTTCTGGGGCTCCATGGGCTTGCGGCTGA
- the KLHL17 gene encoding kelch-like protein 17 isoform X1, which translates to MQPRSERPAGRTQSPEHGSPGPAPEAPPPPPPPPPAPEAERARPRQPRPAAPMEGHSVAHNSKRHYHDAFVAMSRMRQRGLLCDVVLRVAATEIRAHKVVLASCSPYFHAMFTNEMSESRQTHVTLHDIDPQALDQLVQFAYTAEIVVGEGNVQTLLPAASLLQLNGVRDACCKFLLSQLDPSNCLGIRGFADAHACGELLRAAHSYVLQHFADVAKTEEFMLLPLKQVLELVSSDSLNVPSEEDVYRAVLSWVKHDVDARRQHVPRLMKCVRLPLLSRDFLLGHVDAESLVRHHPDCKDLIIEALKFHLLPEQRGVLGTSRTRPRRCEGAGPVLFAVGGGSLFAIHGDCEAYDTRTDRWHVVASMSTRRARVGVAAVGNRLYAVGGYDGTSDLATVESYDPVTNTWQPEVSMGTRRSCLGVATLHGLLYAAGGYDGASCLNRLPHPAGAPRSIGFLQMGTCMPWAVTTARHTWPPWRTGAVPAPGERLDPRGLHAEQAQLGGRGCAGGSPVRGGGQRRHQLPQLGREVQPQGRSLGERGAHEHPQEHARPGGHGRLAVRRRGQRRQLQPQLHREVQPPGQQVGGRVLHVHPAQQCGRGRAGAAQLPAPVLTHAVCVLHQPLSPGAPHGGLPRALRPLSRPPAPSVSVSVFISVCAVYLLVIYWFIIYLRMSRLFTFKASPSFGSGDRTTLGDLLRAYAGGRANPGLLCTPPAPGLGVPSPCPGSRARLGTQILHSNTADVDNKRVSGAPWACG; encoded by the exons ATGCAGCCGCGCAGCGAGCGCCCGGCCGGCAGGACGCAGAGTCCGGAGCACGGCAGCCCAGGGCCCGCGCCCGaggcgccgccgcccccgccgcccccgccgccggc CCCTGAGGCGGAGCGCGCGCGGCCCCGGCAGCCCCGGCCCGCCGCCCCCATGGAGGGCCACAGCGTCGCGCACAACTCCAAGCGCCACTACCACGACGCCTTCGTCGCCATGAGCCGCATGCGGCAGCGCGGGCTGCTGTGCGACGTGGTGCTGCGCGTGGCGGCCACAGAGATCCGCGCGCACAAGGTGGTGCTGGCCTCGTGCAGCCCCTACTTCCACGCCATGTTCACGA ACGAGATGAGCGAGAGCCGCCAGACGCACGTGACGCTGCACGACATCGACCCGCAGGCGCTGGACCAGCTGGTGCAGTTCGCCTACACGGCCGAGATCGTGGTGGGCGAGGGCAACGTGCAG ACGCTGCTGCCGGCCGCCAGCCTTCTGCAGCTCAACGGCGTGCGGGACGCCTGCTGCAAGTTCCTGCTGAGCCAGCTGGACCCCTCCAACTGCCTGGGCATCCGGGGCTTCGCGGATGCGCACGCCTGCGGCGAGCTGCTGCGCGCGGCCCACAGCTACGTGCTGCAGCACTTCGCCGACGTGGCCAAGACGGAGGAGTTCATGCTGCTGCCCCTGAAACAG GTGCTGGAGCTGGTCTCCAGCGACAGCCTGAACGTGCCCTCGGAGGAGGACGTGTACCGCGCTGTGCTGAGCTGGGTGAAGCACGACGTGGACGCGAGGCGGCAGCACGTGCCCCGG CTGATGAAGTGTGTGCGGCTGCCCCTGCTGAGCCGAGACTTCCTGCTGGGCCACGTGGACGCTGAGAGCCTGGTGAGGCACCACCCCGACTGCAAGGACCTGATCATCGAGGCCCTCAAGTTCCACCTGCTGCCCGAGCAGAGGGGTGTCCTGGGCACCAGCCGGACACGGCCCCGGCGCTGTGAGGGCGCTGGGCCTGTGCTCTTTGCTGTGG GAGGCGGAAGCCTGTTTGCCATCCACGGGGACTGTGAGGCCTACGACACTCGCACTGACCGCTGGCACGTGGTAGCCTCCATGTCCACGCGCCGGGCCCGGGTGGGAGTGGCTGCCGTTGGGAACCGGCTGTACGCCGTGGGCGG ctaTGACGGGACCTcagacctggccactgtggaGTCGTACGACCCCGTGACCAACACGTGGCAACCCGAAGTGTCCATGGGCACGAGGCGGAGCTGCCTGGGCGTGGCCACCCTGCACGGGCTCCTGTATGCAGCAGGTGGCTATGACGGGGCCTCCTGCCTCAACAG gctcCCACACCCAGCAGGAGCACCAAGGTCCATTGGCTTCCTGCAGATGGGAACCTGTATGCCGTGGGCGGTTACGACAGCTCGTCACACCTGGCCACCGTGGAGAA CAGGTGCTGTGCCCGCCCCAGGTGAACGCCTGGACCCCCGTGGCCTCCATGCTGAGCAGGCGCAGCTCGGCGGGCGTGGCTGTGCTGGAGGGAGCCCTGTACGTGGCGGGGGGCAACGACGGCACCAGCTGCCTCAACTCGGTAGAGAGGTACAGCCCCAAGGCCGCAGCCTGGGAGAGCGTGGCGCCCATGAGCATCCGCAG GAGCACGCACGACCTGGTGGCCATGGACGGCTGGCTGTACGCCGTAGGGGGCAACGACGGCAGCTCCAGCCTCAACTCCATCGAGAAGTACAACCCCCGGGCCAACAAGTGGGTGGCCGCGTCCTGCATGTTCACCCGGCGCAGCAGTGTGGGCGTGGCCGTGCTGGAGCTGCTCAACTTCCCGCCCCCGTCCTCACCCACGCTGTCTGTGTCCTCCACCAGCCTCTGAGCCCCGGCGCCCCGCACGGAGGCCTCCCACGTGCCTTACGCCCCCTCTCCCGGCCCCCCGCGCCGTCTGTCAGTGTCTCGGTGTTCATCTCTGTGTGTGCCGTTTATTTATTGGttatttattggtttattatttatttgcggATGAGCCGTTTGTTTACTTTTAAAGCGTCGCCGTCCTTTGGGTCTGGGGACCGAACCACCCTGGGTGACCTCCTGAGAGCCTATGCTGGGGGGAGGGCCAACCCTGGCCTGCTCTGCACACCGCCTGCTCCTGGCCTCGGGGTGCCGTCCCCATGTCCTGGGTCTCGTGCCAGGCTGGGCACACAGATCCTACACAGCAATACAGCCGATGTGGACAATAAACGTGTTTCTGGGGCTCCATGGGCTTGCGGCTGA
- the KLHL17 gene encoding kelch-like protein 17 isoform X4, protein MSESRQTHVTLHDIDPQALDQLVQFAYTAEIVVGEGNVQTLLPAASLLQLNGVRDACCKFLLSQLDPSNCLGIRGFADAHACGELLRAAHSYVLQHFADVAKTEEFMLLPLKQVLELVSSDSLNVPSEEDVYRAVLSWVKHDVDARRQHVPRLMKCVRLPLLSRDFLLGHVDAESLVRHHPDCKDLIIEALKFHLLPEQRGVLGTSRTRPRRCEGAGPVLFAVGGGSLFAIHGDCEAYDTRTDRWHVVASMSTRRARVGVAAVGNRLYAVGGYDGTSDLATVESYDPVTNTWQPEVSMGTRRSCLGVATLHGLLYAAGGYDGASCLNRLPHPAGAPRSIGFLQMGTCMPWAVTTARHTWPPWRTGAVPAPGERLDPRGLHAEQAQLGGRGCAGGSPVRGGGQRRHQLPQLGREVQPQGRSLGERGAHEHPQEHARPGGHGRLAVRRRGQRRQLQPQLHREVQPPGQQVGGRVLHVHPAQQCGRGRAGAAQLPAPVLTHAVCVLHQPLSPGAPHGGLPRALRPLSRPPAPSVSVSVFISVCAVYLLVIYWFIIYLRMSRLFTFKASPSFGSGDRTTLGDLLRAYAGGRANPGLLCTPPAPGLGVPSPCPGSRARLGTQILHSNTADVDNKRVSGAPWACG, encoded by the exons ATGAGCGAGAGCCGCCAGACGCACGTGACGCTGCACGACATCGACCCGCAGGCGCTGGACCAGCTGGTGCAGTTCGCCTACACGGCCGAGATCGTGGTGGGCGAGGGCAACGTGCAG ACGCTGCTGCCGGCCGCCAGCCTTCTGCAGCTCAACGGCGTGCGGGACGCCTGCTGCAAGTTCCTGCTGAGCCAGCTGGACCCCTCCAACTGCCTGGGCATCCGGGGCTTCGCGGATGCGCACGCCTGCGGCGAGCTGCTGCGCGCGGCCCACAGCTACGTGCTGCAGCACTTCGCCGACGTGGCCAAGACGGAGGAGTTCATGCTGCTGCCCCTGAAACAG GTGCTGGAGCTGGTCTCCAGCGACAGCCTGAACGTGCCCTCGGAGGAGGACGTGTACCGCGCTGTGCTGAGCTGGGTGAAGCACGACGTGGACGCGAGGCGGCAGCACGTGCCCCGG CTGATGAAGTGTGTGCGGCTGCCCCTGCTGAGCCGAGACTTCCTGCTGGGCCACGTGGACGCTGAGAGCCTGGTGAGGCACCACCCCGACTGCAAGGACCTGATCATCGAGGCCCTCAAGTTCCACCTGCTGCCCGAGCAGAGGGGTGTCCTGGGCACCAGCCGGACACGGCCCCGGCGCTGTGAGGGCGCTGGGCCTGTGCTCTTTGCTGTGG GAGGCGGAAGCCTGTTTGCCATCCACGGGGACTGTGAGGCCTACGACACTCGCACTGACCGCTGGCACGTGGTAGCCTCCATGTCCACGCGCCGGGCCCGGGTGGGAGTGGCTGCCGTTGGGAACCGGCTGTACGCCGTGGGCGG ctaTGACGGGACCTcagacctggccactgtggaGTCGTACGACCCCGTGACCAACACGTGGCAACCCGAAGTGTCCATGGGCACGAGGCGGAGCTGCCTGGGCGTGGCCACCCTGCACGGGCTCCTGTATGCAGCAGGTGGCTATGACGGGGCCTCCTGCCTCAACAG gctcCCACACCCAGCAGGAGCACCAAGGTCCATTGGCTTCCTGCAGATGGGAACCTGTATGCCGTGGGCGGTTACGACAGCTCGTCACACCTGGCCACCGTGGAGAA CAGGTGCTGTGCCCGCCCCAGGTGAACGCCTGGACCCCCGTGGCCTCCATGCTGAGCAGGCGCAGCTCGGCGGGCGTGGCTGTGCTGGAGGGAGCCCTGTACGTGGCGGGGGGCAACGACGGCACCAGCTGCCTCAACTCGGTAGAGAGGTACAGCCCCAAGGCCGCAGCCTGGGAGAGCGTGGCGCCCATGAGCATCCGCAG GAGCACGCACGACCTGGTGGCCATGGACGGCTGGCTGTACGCCGTAGGGGGCAACGACGGCAGCTCCAGCCTCAACTCCATCGAGAAGTACAACCCCCGGGCCAACAAGTGGGTGGCCGCGTCCTGCATGTTCACCCGGCGCAGCAGTGTGGGCGTGGCCGTGCTGGAGCTGCTCAACTTCCCGCCCCCGTCCTCACCCACGCTGTCTGTGTCCTCCACCAGCCTCTGAGCCCCGGCGCCCCGCACGGAGGCCTCCCACGTGCCTTACGCCCCCTCTCCCGGCCCCCCGCGCCGTCTGTCAGTGTCTCGGTGTTCATCTCTGTGTGTGCCGTTTATTTATTGGttatttattggtttattatttatttgcggATGAGCCGTTTGTTTACTTTTAAAGCGTCGCCGTCCTTTGGGTCTGGGGACCGAACCACCCTGGGTGACCTCCTGAGAGCCTATGCTGGGGGGAGGGCCAACCCTGGCCTGCTCTGCACACCGCCTGCTCCTGGCCTCGGGGTGCCGTCCCCATGTCCTGGGTCTCGTGCCAGGCTGGGCACACAGATCCTACACAGCAATACAGCCGATGTGGACAATAAACGTGTTTCTGGGGCTCCATGGGCTTGCGGCTGA
- the KLHL17 gene encoding kelch-like protein 17 isoform X8 has translation MQPRSERPAGRTQSPEHGSPGPAPEAPPPPPPPPPAPEAERARPRQPRPAAPMEGHSVAHNSKRHYHDAFVAMSRMRQRGLLCDVVLRVAATEIRAHKVVLASCSPYFHAMFTNEMSESRQTHVTLHDIDPQALDQLVQFAYTAEIVVGEGNVQTLLPAASLLQLNGVRDACCKFLLSQLDPSNCLGIRGFADAHACGELLRAAHSYVLQHFADVAKTEEFMLLPLKQVLELVSSDSLNVPSEEDVYRAVLSWVKHDVDARRQHVPRLMKCVRLPLLSRDFLLGHVDAESLVRHHPDCKDLIIEALKFHLLPEQRGVLGTSRTRPRRCEGAGPVLFAVGGGSLFAIHGDCEAYDTRTDRWHVVASMSTRRARVGVAAVGNRLYAVGGYDGTSDLATVESYDPVTNTWQPEVSMGTRRSCLGVATLHGLLYAAGSHTQQEHQGPLASCRWEPVCRGRLRQLVTPGHRGEVNAWTPVASMLSRRSSAGVAVLEGALYVAGGNDGTSCLNSVERYSPKAAAWESVAPMSIRRSTHDLVAMDGWLYAVGGNDGSSSLNSIEKYNPRANKWVAASCMFTRRSSVGVAVLELLNFPPPSSPTLSVSSTSL, from the exons ATGCAGCCGCGCAGCGAGCGCCCGGCCGGCAGGACGCAGAGTCCGGAGCACGGCAGCCCAGGGCCCGCGCCCGaggcgccgccgcccccgccgcccccgccgccggc CCCTGAGGCGGAGCGCGCGCGGCCCCGGCAGCCCCGGCCCGCCGCCCCCATGGAGGGCCACAGCGTCGCGCACAACTCCAAGCGCCACTACCACGACGCCTTCGTCGCCATGAGCCGCATGCGGCAGCGCGGGCTGCTGTGCGACGTGGTGCTGCGCGTGGCGGCCACAGAGATCCGCGCGCACAAGGTGGTGCTGGCCTCGTGCAGCCCCTACTTCCACGCCATGTTCACGA ACGAGATGAGCGAGAGCCGCCAGACGCACGTGACGCTGCACGACATCGACCCGCAGGCGCTGGACCAGCTGGTGCAGTTCGCCTACACGGCCGAGATCGTGGTGGGCGAGGGCAACGTGCAG ACGCTGCTGCCGGCCGCCAGCCTTCTGCAGCTCAACGGCGTGCGGGACGCCTGCTGCAAGTTCCTGCTGAGCCAGCTGGACCCCTCCAACTGCCTGGGCATCCGGGGCTTCGCGGATGCGCACGCCTGCGGCGAGCTGCTGCGCGCGGCCCACAGCTACGTGCTGCAGCACTTCGCCGACGTGGCCAAGACGGAGGAGTTCATGCTGCTGCCCCTGAAACAG GTGCTGGAGCTGGTCTCCAGCGACAGCCTGAACGTGCCCTCGGAGGAGGACGTGTACCGCGCTGTGCTGAGCTGGGTGAAGCACGACGTGGACGCGAGGCGGCAGCACGTGCCCCGG CTGATGAAGTGTGTGCGGCTGCCCCTGCTGAGCCGAGACTTCCTGCTGGGCCACGTGGACGCTGAGAGCCTGGTGAGGCACCACCCCGACTGCAAGGACCTGATCATCGAGGCCCTCAAGTTCCACCTGCTGCCCGAGCAGAGGGGTGTCCTGGGCACCAGCCGGACACGGCCCCGGCGCTGTGAGGGCGCTGGGCCTGTGCTCTTTGCTGTGG GAGGCGGAAGCCTGTTTGCCATCCACGGGGACTGTGAGGCCTACGACACTCGCACTGACCGCTGGCACGTGGTAGCCTCCATGTCCACGCGCCGGGCCCGGGTGGGAGTGGCTGCCGTTGGGAACCGGCTGTACGCCGTGGGCGG ctaTGACGGGACCTcagacctggccactgtggaGTCGTACGACCCCGTGACCAACACGTGGCAACCCGAAGTGTCCATGGGCACGAGGCGGAGCTGCCTGGGCGTGGCCACCCTGCACGGGCTCCTGTATGCAGCAG gctcCCACACCCAGCAGGAGCACCAAGGTCCATTGGCTTCCTGCAGATGGGAACCTGTATGCCGTGGGCGGTTACGACAGCTCGTCACACCTGGCCACCGTGGAGAA GTGAACGCCTGGACCCCCGTGGCCTCCATGCTGAGCAGGCGCAGCTCGGCGGGCGTGGCTGTGCTGGAGGGAGCCCTGTACGTGGCGGGGGGCAACGACGGCACCAGCTGCCTCAACTCGGTAGAGAGGTACAGCCCCAAGGCCGCAGCCTGGGAGAGCGTGGCGCCCATGAGCATCCGCAG GAGCACGCACGACCTGGTGGCCATGGACGGCTGGCTGTACGCCGTAGGGGGCAACGACGGCAGCTCCAGCCTCAACTCCATCGAGAAGTACAACCCCCGGGCCAACAAGTGGGTGGCCGCGTCCTGCATGTTCACCCGGCGCAGCAGTGTGGGCGTGGCCGTGCTGGAGCTGCTCAACTTCCCGCCCCCGTCCTCACCCACGCTGTCTGTGTCCTCCACCAGCCTCTGA